A single Anopheles arabiensis isolate DONGOLA chromosome 2, AaraD3, whole genome shotgun sequence DNA region contains:
- the LOC120895702 gene encoding serine-rich adhesin for platelets isoform X1, whose amino-acid sequence MQQVDDPPYLTVGTEVSAKYKGAFCEAKVRKVVRNIKCKVAYKQQGLGSGVVSDDQIKGALRVGATVEVKHPERKEYVEATLTKIQDCSQYTVVFDDGDITTLRRSALCLKSGRHFNESETLDQLPLTHPEHFGNPVIGGRRGRRSRHLLPDESSDEEDEPTTHSRSNASDKEENIGKVVCVETSDNKKKNPKENWFPGLVVAPTAQDTVRIRVKDEYLVRSFKDGRYYTVPKKEATEFTRDSVNKSEAAAVSAAIEYMDNDVLPPHWDREALFGTSGSCSDSDQELETDSSDDEPTEEKDHFVAQLYKFMDDRGTPLNKAPSITNRDVDLYRLFRAVQKLHGYNRVTSQNQWKQIALRLGFSPATASITNLVKQAYKKFLFSFEEFNRKLGCTMVPHPKTSRTKGRSLVRASSVQSPKLPEKEKLLTAKEKAASVAAADASAKASSSSAAAAAAAAAAAASAAASAAAAAAATEASNSAVEESGNTSESSAAESAVLRPSSTKRKAGGGKVKALVDKFEEKEKERDKEKSVGKGGGGESSGSSGGSKKEESVTPASAKKEKQLGGKAKPAETTVVEKRGRKRKDADSVDSKKDERETTATGGSSASTGGAGSNVKQEKHPASSRKEDGGPPNSGSGGGGGGGGGGSSGNGSGPGSGGGRSISPGSAVSGGTVPDFPIEVGDKLKVYYDEQKVTYEAKVIEIAKQEGNPIYLVHYTGWNTRYDEWVRKERIAENLTNSKTKKGKSSGNTPTAGGPSTKQASSSNAGSTLTAGDKTPKIGKRSRGNSKGEQSSGPGGNSTPRSTTPNVGRNKSPATPSNRRPLTRGGSSAATGSSLSASAAAAGRRTSNNTDISSSLSVPTDPDNTSDTDSDEPMLKKCTTNSTSSTTSSNSSISISSTSTKVSTTAEAGSSSDAAAISDEFSNGASKGVGGGGVGVGVGGVGGGRDYDLNQIRSELKGFKELKSPGSPASDTTTTTTTTAGAAEGGPNSSSSITDVPKHLIPKQEPNLLSTAEVKESVSSSNTPLATIKKELAAAVPIKEEESTVTEEDDEPEKSSESETLSEEDSSQSSNKAFSSSPITTMVDSDTAETPLAAGLVLSPKISSSPPPSVERDDSSSTEPLITVANKAADAKAASLEKAAAASSKKELAEGGAGTEKAASASATPGKPPVKTYGTAATIIANSEKMAFCTVRDASSENELIIQPNAAAPKESVQESPQKNLPHPTPQTVGMSPSLPARTKTGQKEEDKPAVGAVMTSPSSTASRTSGTSSLTPVKASFGASPSATASNNSKEESTIASSQSVIMAAGMGTRAIKSPKSSPSTATQSTAAPDEGKPATSTGGPASVQTPTITSFGSLRGDKKQGSLQYSGTGPTGTGMERKFILGREGSSAFSSPSNTASAQSALSAAPATPKHGGGGLLGEKKHFSSSTLTPAQNKLLSKEALSIKSIFESTANRMDEKISDVYEFEDEYDDQDTGSGALGGVGSASGTAGGGATVPRKLVSDVPPAEVVSSLSLTPSAASSTATDEKRKKPLQRKSMAASSLPDPLDTTGFGTGGYSPATKRAKKPSPMKPEPPAGLENKSPKGAGGLLRRETKEKEEKEQKLPVEAESAAPSTELHRTPIYSAEALKEKSTVKVAATPTGPPVVTTCSPVGLTTAFVQTPVKSDSTFDVLRKSPSFNLVTPGPLGAKEETFKSQDEIETKPTPPPLPATTTPGIFTPVISASSAGSGGVGDRSISSALYPHGKGPSTSVLLAKAGDDSPKEEPTLENCKKYFNDMNFEFDAPTVKKPPSIADKVLKALSQQQQQAIKSEKPEFPKYMSSVMHHHSLPSTPKSIMNSGLLSSPAMESGTPMSFASAPHPAIKSEAIGSIGGSIATTISSYTSSVTVSAPPPNTGYLSNEVLSSAKSHETSTTLGMKKEPEESHNSIVKSAPISTTDPKTSHPPQTPPSSSSVSTTTPTPTNTGGGHKLHTLEQIPTSRSNDLTETLRKLDPDPRFAHDDESTDSNDSDNRLIIEDAESQGSGDPVPAVPAAHPPPAALTGSTSAVMPSTTAVIVHYDSKQPVPSSVISAKKELFEERPRSTAASSSSSSSITHEMASAASAAAVAAVADKEKLILKQDRAPTTTTTTTITPDTPSQTKEEPVKPLSGVSAPATTVEKKTSGGAKQSLLETIIQMNTPGRGMSSEEYLMHKVHEQQQQQSSVQRDAESRKDAAATAQKLQDSSAVPASTSVITSTASGDPVASSTTQSPKQEQHNAQSQAQAPNNESLSLLLCEETIPGSPAPKDQDRLPPSTVGRKVYAEPPLVPTSTSSSSSSFLPPQNIQTATDLKPVPMDLEPPVVTITIGGNTTISSTSQSGAAGAYASNLQQQQQQQQQQQQQQALRNKINTSGVESTVDTPNSSPRDSVSQDETHDHESLSPVKKRRQRKPSEEPTLKRRRTVNTSLGGYGSANNGSNSGSGYGRSQRGLTTSNATDSEDNSDTIAAFHRSSSSTLIFVGSKTGRPCQYNFLVNLDPSLNSNQRIVIIKKKIQELRKTYNSIKAELASIDRRRKKLRRRERENKKQAKLNSASAGNN is encoded by the exons ATGCAG CAAGTGGACGATCCCCCTTATTTGACTGTAGGAACGGAGGTTAGCGCCAAATACAAGGGGGCGTTCTGCGAGGCCAAGGTACGCAAGGTCGTGCGCAACATCAAATGCAAGGTCGCGTACAAACAGCAGGGCCTCGGGTCTGGCGTCGTCTCGGACGATCAGATCAAGGGCGCACTGCGGGTGGGTGCGACGGTCGAGGTGAAGCATCCGGAGCGGAAGGAGTACGTGGAGGCGACGCTGACCAAAATCCAGGATTGCTCGCAGTACACGGTGGTGTTCGATGACGGCGACAttacgacgctccggcgtagTGCGCTGTGCTTGAAGAGCGGACGGCACTTTAACGAAAGTGAAACGCTGGATCAGCTGCCGCTAACGCATCCGGAGCATTTCGGAAACCCGGTCATCGGTGGACGAAGGGGACGCAG ATCGCGACACCTTCTGCCCGACGAAAGTTCGGACGAGGAAGACGAACCGACCACCCACTCGCGCTCGAACGCGAGCGACAAGGAAGAGAACATCGGGAAAGTGGTGTGCGTGGAAACGAGCgacaacaagaagaagaatccgAAAGAGAACTGGTTCCCCGGGCTGGTGGTGGCTCCCACTGCCCAGGACACGGTGCGGATTCGGGTGAAGGACGAATACTTGGTGCGCTCGTTCAAGGATGGCCGTTACTACACGGTCCCGAAGAAGGAAGCGACCGAGTTTACCCGTGACAGTGTGAACAAGTCGGAAGCAGCGGCCGTCTCGGCGGCGATTGAGTACATGGACAATGATGTACTTCCACCGCACTGGGACCGGGAGGCACTGTTCGGCACTTCCGGCAGCTGTAGCGACTCCGATCAGGAGCTGGAGACGGACAGCTCGGACGATGAGCCTACCGAGGAGAAGGATCACTTTGTAGCGCAGCTGTACAAGTTTATGGACGATCGTGGAACGCCTCTGAACAAAGCGCCATCGATCACGAACCGGGACGTCGACCTGTACCGATTGTTTCGTGCGGTACAGAAGCTGCACGGTTACAATCGTGTTACGAGTCAAAACCAGTGGAAACAGATTGCCCTCCGGTTGGGCTTTTCGCCTGCCACGGCGAGCATTACGAATTTGGTGAAACAAGCGTacaaaaagtttcttttttcgtttgaagAGTTCAACCGAAAGCTTGGCTGTACGATGGTGCCGCATCCAAAGACTAGTCGCACGAAGGGGCGCAGTCTGGTGCGGGCCAGCTCGGTTCAGTCACCGAAGCTAccggaaaaggaaaagctaCTGACGGCGAAGGAGAAAGCAGCTtcggtggcggcggctgatGCATCCGCGAAGGCAAGCAGttcctcagcagcagcagcagcagcagctgcggcagcggcggcctCAGCAGCtgcatcggcagcagcagcagcagcagctacggAAGCATCCAACTCGGCGGTAGAGGAGTCGGGAAATACGAGTGAATCGAGCGCGGCAGAAAGTGCTGTACTGAGACCGAGCAGCACCAAGCGAAAAGCAGGCGGCGGCAAGGTGAAAGCACTGGTGGACAAGTtcgaagagaaagagaaggaacgCGACAAGGAGAAATCGGTTGGCAAAGGAGGAGGCGGTGAGAGCAGTGGGTCGTCCGGTGGTagcaaaaaggaggaaagtGTAACACCCGCGTCGGCTAAGAAGGAGAAGCAGCTTGGCGGGAAAGCAAAGCCTGCTGAAACGACGGTTGTGGAGAAACGTGGCCGCAAACGGAAGGATGCTGACTCCGTGGACTCCAAGAAGGACGAACGAGAAACCACCGCAACGGGGGGCAGTAGTGCAAGTACGGGAGGTGCCGGCAGCAACGTAAAGCAGGAGAAACATCCCGCGAGCAGTAGGAAGGAAGATGGTGGTCCTCCGAATAGTGGAAGtggcggaggtggtggtggtggtggtggcggaagTAGTGGAAACGGATCCGGTCCTGGGTCAGGCGGTGGGAGGAGCATTAGTCCAGGAAGTGCAGTGTCAGGGGGAACTGTTCCCGATTTCCCGATCGAAGTAGGCGACAAGCTCAAGGTGTACTACGACGAGCAGAAGGTGACGTACGAAGCGAAGGTGATCGAGATCGCCAAACAGGAAGGAAACCCTATCTATCTGGTACACTATACTGGGTGGAACACGAG GTACGATGAATGGGTTCGCAAAGAACGTATTGCGGAGAATCTGACcaatagcaaaacaaagaagGGCAAATCTTCTGGCAATACGCCGACGGCGGGCGGGCCATCGACGAAACAAGCATCGTCGTCCAATGCTGGCTCCACACTCACTGCGGGTGATAAAACCCCGAAGATCGGCAAGCGTAGCCGCGGCAACTCGAAAGGCGAACAGAGCAGTGGTCCGGGCGGAAATTCTACGCCTCGTTCGACGACCCCCAATGTGGGGCGGAATAAATCACCCGCCACTCCGTCCAACCGAAGGCCGCTCACACGGGGCGGCTCTTCGGCAGCTACGGGTTCGTCCCTTTCCGCgtctgccgccgctgccggtCGGCGCACGTCCAACAACACGGACATTTCGTCCTCCCTGTCCGTTCCGACCGATCCGGATAACACCAGCGACACCGATTCGGACGAGCCGATGCTGAAAAAAtgcaccaccaacagcacctCGTCGACCACCTCGTCCAACTCGTCGATTTCCATCTCGTCGACGAGCACGAAAGTAAGTACAACGGCCGAGGCCGGTTCGTCGTCCGATGCCGCGGCCATATCGGACGAGTTTTCCAACGGAGCATCCAagggtgttggtggtggtggtgttggtgttggtgttggcggtgttggtggtggtcgtgACTATGATCTCAATCAA ATACGTTCCGAACTGAAGGGTTTCAAGGAGCTGAAGTCACCCGGTTCACCGGCCTCAGACACAACCACAACTACGACGACCACGGCCGGCGCAGCCGAGGGTGGCCCCAACTCATCGTCCTCCATCACGGACGTTCCGAAGCATCTCATACCGAAGCAGGAGCCGAATCTGCTGTCGACAGCCGAGGTGAAGGAGTCTGTTTCCAGCTCGAACACACCACTGGCAACGATCAAGAAAGAGCTAGCCGCAGCAGTACCGATCAAAGAGGAAGAATCGACCGTCACCGAGGAGGACGATGAACCGGAAAAGTCGTCCGAATCGGAAACGCTCAGTGAAGAAGATTCATCGCAGTCTTCGAACAAAGCGTTCTCTAGCTCCCCGATCACAACGATGGTCGATTCGGATACGGCCGAAACTCCGCTGGCTGCTGGGCTTGTACTGAGCCCAAAGATATCATCCTCTCCACCACCCAGCGTGGAACGCGATGATTCCTCTTCCACCGAGCCACTCATCACGGTAGCTAACAAGGCAGCGGACGCAAAGGCCGCCTCGCTGGAGAAGGCAGCTGCTGcaagcagcaaaaaggaaCTAGCTGAGGGTGGAGCGGGCACTGAAAAGGCAGCCTCTGCTTCAGCGACGCCCGGCAAACCTCCAGTCAAGACGTACGGTACAGCTGCAACGATCATTGCCAATTCTGAAAAGATGGCATTTTGTACAGTGCGCGATGCGAGCTCGGAAAATGAGCTGATAATACAACCGAACGCGGCAGCACCGAAAGAATCCGTGCAGGAATCGCCTCAGAAAAATCTTCCACACCCAACCCCTCAGACGGTGGGGATGTCTCCTTCCCTACCAGCGCGTACGAAAACGGGACAAAAGGAGGAGGATAAACCAGCTGTTGGAGCAGTTATGACGTCTCCCTCTTCTACAGCCAGTCGAACATCCGGCACTTCTTCACTGACACCGGTAAAAGCAAGCTTTGGAGCGTCCCCATCGGCTACGGCTAGCAATAATAGCAAAGAGGAATCAACGATTGCGTCTTCCCAAAGTGTAATCATGGCGGCCGGAATGGGTACGCGAGCAATAAAGTCACCCAAGTCATCTCCCTCGACAGCAACACAGTCGACGGCAGCACCAGATGAAGGTAAACCTGCAACATCGACCGGCGGGCCAGCAAGCGTTCAAACGCCAACGATCACCAGCTTTGGATCGTTGCGTGGCGATAAAAAGCAAGGCAGCTTGCAATACTCCGGCACGGGACCGACCGGGACAGGCATGGAGAGGAAATTCATCCTTGGACGGGAAGGATCGTCCGCATTTTCGTCACCATCAAACACTGCTTCCGCACAATCTGCACTTTCCGCAGCACCGGCGACACCGAAGCATGGAGGTGGCGGTTTGCTGGGTGAGAAGAAACACTTTTCCTCGTCGACGCTAACGCCGGCCCAGAACAAGCTGCTCAGCAAGGAAGCCCTATCGATCAAGTCGATCTTTGAGTCGACCGCGAACCGGATGGATGAAAAGATTTCCGACGTGTATGAGTTTGAGGACGAGTACGACGATCAGGATACGGGAAGCGGTGCTCTTGGCGGTGTGGGAAGTGCCAGCGGGACCGCCGGCGGCGGAGCAACAGTTCCACGAAAGCTCGTATCGGACGTTCCACCTGCCGAGGTTGTCAGCTCACTGTCGCTAACACCATCCGCAGCATCTTCCACCGCGACGgacgaaaagaggaagaaaccATTGCAACGTAAATCAATGGCAGCTTCGTCGCTGCCGGATCCATTGGACACGACCGGCTTCGGAACGGGTGGCTACAGTCCGGCCACAAAGCGAGCAAAGAAACCGTCACCTATGAAGCCGGAACCGCCGGCAGGGTTGGAAAACAAATCACCGAAAGGGGCAGGCGGTTTGCTACGCCGCGAGacaaaggaaaaggaggaaaaggagcaGAAACTTCCGGTCGAGGCCGAATCCGCAGCGCCAAGTACGGAATTGCATCGCACACCGATATATTCGGCAGAAGCACTTAAAGAAAAGTCGACCGTAAAGGTAGCAGCGACACCGACCGGTCCACCGGTTGTTACTACCTGCTCTCCAGTCGGGCTAACGACGGCCTTTGTGCAAACCCCCGTAAAGAGTGACTCAACGTTCGATGTGCTACGAAAATCGCCCAGCTTTAATCTGGTCACGCCCGGTCCGCTGGGAGCGAAGGAGGAAACGTTTAAATCGCAGGACGAAATCGAAACCAAACCCACGCCGCCGCCATTGCCAGCAACGACAACTCCTGGCATCTTTACGCCAGTTATTTCAGCCTCGTCAGCTGGCAGTGGTGGAGTGGGCGATCGGTCCATCTCTTCGGCGCTTTATCCACACGGCAAGGGACCGTCCACGTCGGTGCTGCTTGCGAAAGCCGGCGACGACAGTCCGAAGGAGGAGCCGACATTGGAAAATTGTAAGAAATACTTTAACGATATGAACTTTGAGTTCGACGCACCGACCGTGAAGAAACCGCCGTCCATTGCGGACAAGGTGCTGAAGGCTTTaagccaacagcagcagcaagcgatAAAATCGGAAAAGCCAGAGTTCCCGAAGTATATGTCTAGCGTGATGCATCACCACTCTCTCCCGAGCACACCGAAATCGATTATGAACAGCGGGCTGCTGTCCTCACCGGCGATGGAAAGTGGTACGCCAATGTCCTTCGCGTCCGCACCACATCCAGCGATCAAGTCGGAAGCTATAGGCAGCATTGGAGGTAGCATTGCCACCACCATATCGTCCTACACGTCATCGGTGACGGTTAGCGCTCCCCCGCCTAATACGGGATATTTGAGCAATGAGGTGCTAAGTTCGGCAAAATCCCACGAAACAAGTACGACTCTTGGCATGAAGAAGGAACCGGAAGAATCGCACAATTCAATAGTAAAATCTGCGCCGATCAGTACCACCGATCCAAAGACGAGCCATCCACCGCAAACACcaccatccagcagcagcgtgaGCACTACCACCCCCACCCCCACCAACACTGGCGGCGGTCATAAGTTGCACACGCTTGAACAAATCCCCACATCACGCAGTAATGATCTAACTGAAACGCTTCGAAAACTGGATCCGGATCCCAGGTTCGCACACGACGATGAATCTACGGACAGTAACGATTCTGATAATCGGTTAATCATTGAGGACGCAGAATCGCAAGGTAGCGGTGATCCCGTGCCAGCTGTCCCGGCGGCACATCCTCCACCGGCAGCACTAACCGGCAGCACATCCGCCGTCATGCCCAGCACGACAGCGGTGATAGTGCATTACGACAGCAAGCAGCCCGTGCCATCGTCGGTGATATCAGCCAAAAAGGAGCTGTTTGAAGAGAGGCCACGGTCTACTGCTgcctcctcatcctcctcctcctccatcaCGCACGAAATGGCTTCCGCAGCGTCAGCAGCTGCCGTTGCCGCTGTTGCGGATAAGGAGAAGCTGATCCTGAAACAAGACCGAGcaccaaccacaacaacaacaaccacaataACACCGGACACGCCGTCCCAAACGAAGGAAGAACCCGTGAAACCACTGTCTGGCGTATCTGCACCTGCAACGACGGTGGAAAAGAAGACATCGGGCGGTGCAAAGCAGAGCCTACTGGAGACAATCATACAGATGAATACGCCCGGCCGTGGCATGAGCTCCGAGGAGTACTTGATGCACAAAGTACacgaacaacagcagcagcaatcatcGGTGCAGCGTGATGCAGAAAGTCGTAAGGACGCCGCCGCCACAGCTCAGAAGCTTCAAGATAGCAGCGCTGTTCCAGCATCAACGTCCGTGATAACTTCAACGGCATCAGGCGACCCGGTAGCATCCTCCACCACGCAATCTCCAAAACAGGAGCAGCACAATGCTCAATCCCAAGCCCAGGCGCCCAACAATGAATCACTCTCGTTGCTTCTCTGTGAGGAAACGATACCGGGCTCACCGGCGCCCAAGGACCAGGATCGATTGCCACCGTCCACGGTCGGGCGTAAGGTGTACGCCGAGCCACCGTTGGTTCCGACCTCAACATCTTCTTCCTCATCGTCCTTCCTTCCACcgcaaaacattcaaacagcCACCGATCTGAAACCGGTTCCGATGGATCTAGAACCACCGGTAGTAACGATAACAATCGGTGGCAATACCACGATCAGTAGCACCAGCCAGAGTGGTGCAGCGGGTGCTTACGCTTCcaatttgcagcagcagcagcagcaacaacagcagcaacaacaacagcaagcattgaggaacaaaataaacaccagCGGAGTTGAGTCCACTGTCGACACGCCAAACAGCTCTCCGAGGGATTCCGTTAGCCAGGATGAGA CACACGATCACGAATCGTTGTCACCGGTGAAGAAACGGCGCCAGCGGAAGCCGAGCGAAGAGCCAACGCTCAAACGCCGGCGAACGGTCAACACCAGCCTGGGCGGCTACGGAAGTGCAAACAATGGTTCCAACAGTGGCAGTGGTTATGGCCGTAGTCAAAGAGGTCTTACTACAAGCAATG CGACAGATAGTGAGGATAATTCCGACACTATAGCGGCATTCCATCGATCGTCCTCGTCGACGTTGATCTTTGTCGGTAGCAAAACGGGGCGTCCCTGTCAGTACAATTTTCTGGTCAATTTAG ATCCATCCCTGAACAGCAATCAGCGGATAGTGATAATTAAGAAAAAGATCCAGGAGCTGCGCAAAACGTACAACTCGATCAAAGCCGAGCTGGCCAGTATCGATCGCAGGCGCAAGAAGCTTCGCCGCCGGGAGCGAGAAAACAAGAAGCAAGCCAAACTGAACAGTGCCAGCGCCGGCAATAACTAA